Genomic segment of Thermodesulfobacteriota bacterium:
AGGCGTCCAGCTGCCAGGTGCTCACCCCGGGAGTCACGCGCTGGCGGAGCATCATGAGTGCTCCGGCGACGATGCGGTTTGCCTGCCGCATCAGCTCGATCTGCGCCGGCGTCTTGAGAAGAACGGCCTTTGCCATGCCCACCAGTCCCGCTGTCAGCGCAGACGGCTAGCGGCGGCCCTTGATCCTCCCGGTCTTCATGAAGCCTTCGTAGTTGCGCATGATGAGATGGGACTCCATCTGCGACACCGTATCAATGGCCACGCCCACCACGATCAGCAGGGCCGTGCCACCAAAATAGAACGGAACATTGAACCAGCTGATCAGAGACGTGGGCAGCACGCAGATCAGGCTGACATAGAGCGCGCCGATCACCGTGAGACGGGTCAACACCCGGTCCAAAAACTCGGCTGTGCGCTTCCCGGGCCGGATCCCAGGCACGAACCCTCCGTGCTTCTTGAGGTTCTCCGCCACATCCATCGGCTTGAAGGTCACCGCCGTGTAAAAGAAACAAAAGAAGACGATAAAGCCAACGTAGAGCACCGTGTACGGGATCTTGCCCGGCGCCAGCTGCGCCGAAACCTGCCGCACCCATTCCACGTCCACAAAACCGCCGATGGTTGCCGGAAACATGATGATGGAGGAGGCGAAAATCGGCGGAATCACCCCGCTCATATTGATCTTGAGCGGCAGATGCGACGACTGTCCGCCATAGACCCGCCGCCCCACCACCCGCTTGGCGTATTGGATGGGGATACGCCGCTGGGCGGTTTCCATGTAGATAACCGCGGCAACCACCAGCACCATCAGGGCTCCGATGATGGGGAGCATGATAAAAACCAGCTCCCCGGTCTGCCACAAACGGAAGGTGTTGCCCACCGCCGCCGGCATGCGAGCAACAATCCCGGCAAAGATGATCAGGGACATGCCATTGCCAATGCCCCTCTCCGTCATCTGCTCGCCTAGCCACATGATGAAGGCGGTGCCGGAGGTCAGGGTGATCACCGTCATCGCCCGGAACGCCCACCCGGGATCGGCCACAATCACCTCACCGGCAGGGGACTGCATGGACTCGAGGCCGACGCTGATGAACGTGCCCTGGATCACCGACAGGAGCACGGTTCCGTAACGGGTGTATTGGGTGAGCTTCCGGCGACCGGATTCGCCCTCTTTGGACAAGGCCTCCAGCTGGGGCACCACCACCGTCAGCAGCTGGATGATGATGGAGGCACTGATGTACGGCATAATCCCCAGGGAGAAGATGGAAAACCTCTCCAGCGCGCCCCCGGAGAACATGTCGAACATCCCGAACAGCGTGCCCGCCGCCTTGGCAAAGAATGAGGCCAGGGCCTCACTGTTGATGCCCGGGGTGGGTATCTGGACGCCTATCCGGTAGACGGCCAGCATCGACAGCGTGAAGACGATGCGCCGCCGCAGCTCGGGTATGTTGGCGGCGTTCTGAAAGCCACCAAGCATCTATCGGTCCTCGACCTGGCCACCAGCGGCCTCGATGCGCTGCCGGGCACCTTTCGACACCTTGTCCACCGCCAGCACCAAGGCCTTGGTGATCTCGCCGTTGGCCAGCACCTTCACGGGCCGCTGCCCACTGGCCACAATGCCCTGACGAACCAGAAGCTCCCGATCAACCCGGGTGCCGGCCTCAAACACCTCAAGATCTCCCAGGCCCACCAGGGCATACTCGACCTTGAAGGGGTTGTTGAAGCCCCGCTTGGGCAGCCGCCGCTGCAACGGCATCTGTCCACCTTCGAAGCCTGGCCGAATCTTGCCCCCCGAGCGGGCCTTTTGGCCCTTGTGCCCTTTGGTAGCCGTTCCACCGTGACCAGAGCCCT
This window contains:
- the secY gene encoding preprotein translocase subunit SecY; amino-acid sequence: MLGGFQNAANIPELRRRIVFTLSMLAVYRIGVQIPTPGINSEALASFFAKAAGTLFGMFDMFSGGALERFSIFSLGIMPYISASIIIQLLTVVVPQLEALSKEGESGRRKLTQYTRYGTVLLSVIQGTFISVGLESMQSPAGEVIVADPGWAFRAMTVITLTSGTAFIMWLGEQMTERGIGNGMSLIIFAGIVARMPAAVGNTFRLWQTGELVFIMLPIIGALMVLVVAAVIYMETAQRRIPIQYAKRVVGRRVYGGQSSHLPLKINMSGVIPPIFASSIIMFPATIGGFVDVEWVRQVSAQLAPGKIPYTVLYVGFIVFFCFFYTAVTFKPMDVAENLKKHGGFVPGIRPGKRTAEFLDRVLTRLTVIGALYVSLICVLPTSLISWFNVPFYFGGTALLIVVGVAIDTVSQMESHLIMRNYEGFMKTGRIKGRR
- the rplO gene encoding 50S ribosomal protein L15, producing the protein MNLSNLSPQKGASKDRKRIGRGQGSGHGGTATKGHKGQKARSGGKIRPGFEGGQMPLQRRLPKRGFNNPFKVEYALVGLGDLEVFEAGTRVDRELLVRQGIVASGQRPVKVLANGEITKALVLAVDKVSKGARQRIEAAGGQVEDR